The following are encoded in a window of Chrysiogenia bacterium genomic DNA:
- a CDS encoding AarF/ABC1/UbiB kinase family protein: MKVFFRVLPRLIAAYFLSIRYFFTFWWYTFLRFLTGANKDTFAQSPFTLGAWCFRRMLEDLGATYVKVGQIMSTRPDILPPWMIDELVKLQDSVPPFDSKLIPAEFEKAFGRQPEEIFAEFDDKPIASASVAQVHEAKLKSGEKVAVKIRRPGVKEKAELDLEVMDLFARSICFIPSIRLTSPVEAVEEFAKSIRGQLDLSNEAENNHRFHENFKDNPKVIFPKLYEDYCAENILTMEFIEGYKLADIDKTNSDPKELARQGLRAIFQMIYIDGFVHADLHPGNLRFFDDDVVCYFDLGMVAELTDEDRERFVESFMAMAQNDGKMVAKLMADYAPYQNIQDWDAYEKDVAEYVNTYFGKPLNEIEISVAIAKVTNTMRKHHVRADATYTVFCVAMLVAEGLGRKLYPEIDLNAELFPYLQDIFQKIMARRAAEAKAQKSAEKPAETGAAPAASQSQA, translated from the coding sequence ATGAAGGTCTTTTTCCGCGTACTGCCCCGCCTGATCGCGGCTTACTTCCTCTCGATCCGGTATTTCTTCACTTTCTGGTGGTACACCTTCCTGCGCTTCCTGACCGGCGCCAACAAGGACACCTTCGCCCAGAGCCCCTTCACCCTGGGGGCGTGGTGCTTCCGCCGGATGCTCGAGGACCTCGGAGCCACCTACGTCAAGGTCGGCCAGATCATGAGCACCCGGCCCGACATCCTGCCGCCGTGGATGATCGACGAGCTCGTGAAGCTCCAGGACTCGGTGCCCCCCTTTGATTCCAAACTCATTCCCGCGGAGTTCGAGAAAGCCTTCGGTCGCCAGCCGGAGGAAATCTTCGCCGAATTCGACGACAAGCCCATTGCCTCGGCATCGGTCGCGCAGGTTCACGAAGCCAAGCTCAAGAGTGGCGAGAAGGTCGCCGTGAAGATCCGGCGTCCGGGCGTGAAGGAAAAAGCGGAACTCGACCTCGAAGTGATGGATCTGTTCGCCCGCTCGATCTGTTTCATTCCCAGCATTCGGCTCACTTCCCCCGTCGAAGCGGTCGAGGAATTTGCCAAGTCCATCCGGGGCCAGCTCGATCTGAGCAACGAGGCCGAGAACAACCACCGCTTCCACGAGAACTTCAAGGACAATCCGAAGGTCATCTTCCCCAAGCTCTACGAGGACTACTGCGCCGAGAACATTCTCACCATGGAGTTCATCGAGGGCTACAAGCTCGCCGACATCGACAAGACCAACTCCGACCCCAAGGAACTGGCCCGACAGGGCCTGCGCGCCATTTTCCAGATGATCTACATCGACGGTTTCGTGCACGCCGACCTGCATCCGGGCAACCTGCGATTCTTCGATGACGATGTGGTCTGCTATTTCGATCTGGGGATGGTGGCCGAGCTCACCGACGAAGACCGCGAGCGTTTTGTGGAGTCGTTCATGGCCATGGCCCAGAACGACGGCAAAATGGTCGCCAAGCTGATGGCCGACTACGCGCCCTACCAGAACATCCAGGACTGGGACGCCTACGAGAAAGACGTCGCCGAGTATGTGAACACCTACTTCGGCAAACCGCTCAACGAAATCGAGATCTCCGTGGCCATCGCCAAGGTCACCAACACCATGCGCAAGCACCACGTGCGCGCCGACGCCACCTATACGGTCTTCTGCGTCGCGATGCTCGTGGCCGAGGGGCTGGGTCGCAAGCTCTACCCCGAGATCGACCTCAATGCCGAGCTCTTCCCCTATCTGCAGGACATTTTCCAGAAGATCATGGCCCGCCGCGCGGCGGAGGCGAAGGCGCAGAAGAGCGCGGAAAAGCCCGCCGAAACCGGCGCTGCGCCCGCGGCATCCCAGTCCCAGGCCTAG
- a CDS encoding crotonase/enoyl-CoA hydratase family protein, with protein MADYETIKTQKDGAIFTITLNRPERMNAFTYKMHEELIAAFDEADADDEVRAVIMTGEGKAYCAGADLEGGGKIFDSSGRETVQEHRDSGGLVTLRIFECKKLVIAAINGAAVGVGITMCLPADIRLASEKAKFGFVFCRRGLVPEACSSWFLPRIAGISKAMEWVATGRVFLADEALANGLVSEVLPPEKLLERAREIANESAENTSGVAVAMARHLLWRMMGADHPMEAHKLDSKCIAYMGQNADVKEGVTSFLEKRAPKYPMKVSTDMPDFFPFGKERKFSE; from the coding sequence ATGGCTGACTACGAAACGATCAAGACACAAAAAGACGGGGCGATCTTCACGATCACTCTCAACCGTCCCGAACGCATGAACGCGTTCACCTACAAGATGCACGAAGAACTCATCGCGGCTTTCGATGAGGCCGACGCCGACGACGAAGTTCGCGCGGTCATCATGACCGGCGAGGGCAAGGCCTACTGCGCCGGCGCCGACCTCGAGGGCGGCGGCAAGATCTTCGATTCCAGCGGCCGCGAAACGGTCCAGGAACACCGCGACTCGGGCGGCCTGGTCACGCTGCGCATCTTCGAGTGCAAGAAGCTCGTGATCGCCGCCATCAACGGCGCAGCCGTGGGTGTGGGCATCACCATGTGCCTGCCCGCCGACATCCGCCTGGCCAGCGAGAAGGCGAAGTTCGGCTTCGTCTTCTGCCGCCGCGGCCTGGTGCCCGAGGCCTGTTCGAGCTGGTTCCTGCCGCGCATCGCCGGCATTTCGAAAGCCATGGAATGGGTGGCCACCGGCCGCGTCTTCCTCGCAGACGAAGCCCTTGCAAACGGCCTTGTATCCGAGGTGCTGCCCCCCGAGAAGCTGCTGGAACGCGCCCGTGAGATCGCCAACGAGAGCGCCGAGAACACCAGCGGCGTCGCCGTCGCCATGGCGCGCCACCTGCTCTGGCGCATGATGGGCGCCGACCATCCGATGGAAGCCCACAAGCTCGACTCCAAATGCATTGCCTACATGGGCCAGAACGCCGATGTAAAGGAAGGCGTGACGAGCTTCCTCGAAAAACGCGCGCCCAAATACCCCATGAAGGTCAGCACCGACATGCCCGACTTCTTCCCCTTCGGGAAAGAGCGGAAGTTTTCGGAGTAG
- a CDS encoding MBL fold metallo-hydrolase has product MKIHHLNCGTMCPIGGALVTGRSAGEVICHCMLVETEDGLVLIETGMGSDDVRDSKRLGPIRFVTRPQLHMRDTALEQVKALGFSPSDVRHIILTHLDLDHAGGLPDFPKARVHVLGSELDAATHPPTREEKMRYRNVQWAHGPDWVRHAPQGDSWMGFDAVRELDGLPPEFLMIPLNGHTRGHGGVAVEVSPDQWLLHAGDAYFYSGEMDCHHPHCPRGLRAFQQVAAVDDKQRRRNQHRLRELVRAEGERVKIVCAHDPAELRAMQAGG; this is encoded by the coding sequence ATGAAAATCCATCATCTGAACTGCGGGACCATGTGCCCGATCGGCGGCGCTTTGGTTACCGGCCGCTCGGCCGGCGAGGTCATCTGCCACTGCATGCTGGTCGAGACCGAGGACGGCCTCGTCCTCATCGAGACCGGCATGGGAAGCGACGACGTGCGCGACTCCAAGCGCCTGGGCCCCATCCGTTTCGTTACGCGCCCGCAACTGCACATGCGCGACACGGCCCTTGAGCAGGTCAAGGCGCTCGGGTTCTCTCCGAGCGACGTGCGCCACATCATCCTGACGCATCTCGATCTCGACCACGCGGGCGGCCTGCCCGATTTTCCCAAGGCAAGAGTTCACGTGCTGGGAAGCGAGCTCGACGCGGCCACGCACCCGCCCACCCGCGAAGAGAAGATGCGCTACCGCAACGTGCAGTGGGCCCACGGGCCCGACTGGGTCCGCCACGCGCCGCAGGGCGATTCGTGGATGGGCTTCGATGCGGTGCGGGAACTCGACGGACTGCCGCCGGAGTTCCTGATGATCCCGCTCAACGGCCACACCCGCGGCCACGGCGGCGTCGCCGTCGAAGTCTCGCCGGACCAGTGGCTCCTGCACGCAGGGGATGCCTATTTCTATTCGGGCGAGATGGACTGCCACCACCCGCACTGTCCGCGGGGGCTGCGCGCCTTCCAGCAGGTCGCGGCCGTCGATGACAAGCAGCGCCGCCGCAACCAGCACCGCCTGCGCGAGCTGGTTCGGGCCGAGGGAGAGCGCGTGAAGATCGTGTGTGCCCATGACCCGGCGGAGCTTCGCGCCATGCAGGCGGGCGGCTAA